Proteins from a single region of Mailhella massiliensis:
- a CDS encoding 4Fe-4S dicluster domain-containing protein has protein sequence MPKTFLIDTTRCTACRGCQIACKEWHNLPANVTKQRGSHQNPPDLNPNNLKIVRFHEHLDDKGNVVWNFFPDQCRHCLTPICVDMANLAVPGSMIQDKATGAVLVTERCKELSAVDIATIIKACPYNIPRYNEQTKMLTKCDMCIDRVSAGLKPMCVKTCPTGAMVFGERAEVLEEAKARLAKVKERFPKARLVDTEEVSVIYLLAEEPEFYHEFASFG, from the coding sequence ATGCCCAAGACATTTCTCATAGATACCACCCGCTGCACGGCATGCCGCGGCTGTCAGATAGCGTGCAAGGAATGGCACAACCTGCCGGCCAACGTCACGAAGCAGCGCGGTTCTCATCAGAATCCCCCGGATCTGAACCCCAACAATCTCAAAATCGTCCGCTTCCATGAGCACCTGGACGACAAGGGCAACGTGGTGTGGAACTTCTTCCCCGACCAGTGCCGCCACTGCCTTACCCCCATCTGTGTGGACATGGCCAATCTCGCCGTTCCGGGCTCCATGATTCAGGACAAGGCCACCGGCGCCGTGCTGGTCACGGAACGCTGCAAGGAACTTTCTGCGGTCGACATCGCCACCATCATCAAGGCCTGCCCCTACAATATTCCGCGCTACAACGAACAGACCAAAATGCTGACCAAGTGCGACATGTGCATCGACCGCGTTTCCGCCGGCCTGAAACCCATGTGCGTGAAAACCTGCCCCACGGGAGCCATGGTCTTCGGAGAGCGCGCCGAAGTGCTGGAAGAGGCGAAGGCGCGTCTGGCCAAAGTGAAGGAGCGCTTCCCCAAGGCCCGCCTTGTGGATACCGAAGAAGTCAGCGTCATCTACCTTCTGGCTGAGGAACCCGAATTCTATCACGAATTCGCAAGCTTCGGCTAA
- a CDS encoding formate dehydrogenase accessory protein FdhE gives MATSRQTVSETLAAIAAQRPVLQPVLTAFTPLLEARAALPETLAPMLEESGFSLPSWRPERAQQGVPLLAGAPLDGLFPLLQESARALLPLLSSLPGMEAHRAPLEEFFLREKEAMKAAQALLDGNETGIARLAESAALPAPVLVFALETCLGPVIRVVAAKYAAPWDERPASWMQGFCPVCGSFPSISYLENRVFDEKNAYLAGGGGKKHLHCSLCGTDWHFRRGACPSCGQEGSGVMELLRESGGNHGERVDWCTKCKSYCPSVDLREREAAPDMDAMALGMMHLDIVASQKGLQPLKPSFWNQF, from the coding sequence ATGGCCACTTCCCGTCAGACAGTATCCGAAACCCTTGCCGCCATCGCCGCACAAAGGCCCGTGCTTCAACCTGTGCTCACCGCGTTCACGCCTCTTCTCGAAGCGCGCGCGGCTCTGCCGGAAACACTGGCCCCCATGCTGGAGGAAAGCGGCTTTTCCCTGCCTTCGTGGCGGCCGGAAAGAGCGCAGCAGGGGGTGCCGCTCCTCGCCGGAGCGCCGCTGGACGGGCTTTTTCCCCTTCTGCAGGAATCGGCCCGGGCGCTGCTGCCCCTTCTGAGCTCTCTGCCGGGCATGGAAGCACACCGCGCCCCGCTGGAGGAATTCTTCCTCAGGGAAAAAGAGGCCATGAAGGCCGCCCAGGCGCTGCTTGACGGCAACGAAACCGGCATTGCCCGCCTTGCGGAAAGCGCAGCCCTTCCCGCGCCGGTGCTGGTATTCGCGCTGGAAACGTGCCTCGGCCCCGTGATCCGCGTGGTGGCGGCGAAGTACGCCGCCCCCTGGGATGAACGCCCCGCCTCCTGGATGCAGGGCTTCTGCCCCGTATGCGGCTCTTTTCCCTCCATCTCCTACCTGGAAAACCGCGTTTTCGATGAAAAGAACGCGTACCTTGCCGGGGGCGGCGGGAAAAAGCACCTGCACTGTTCTCTGTGCGGAACGGACTGGCACTTCCGGCGCGGAGCCTGCCCCTCCTGCGGACAGGAAGGCTCCGGGGTCATGGAACTTCTTCGGGAAAGCGGCGGCAACCATGGGGAGCGCGTCGACTGGTGCACGAAATGCAAAAGCTACTGTCCTTCCGTGGATCTCAGGGAACGGGAAGCCGCTCCCGATATGGACGCCATGGCTCTGGGCATGATGCATCTCGACATCGTCGCTTCCCAGAAAGGCCTGCAGCCGCTCAAACCCTCCTTCTGGAACCAATTCTAG
- a CDS encoding cytochrome c3 family protein — MRPLFILTLLISLAWCAPAGAQDFKGALKYPKNPIVLGGEESPRLAVTFNHSTHGDVTCDTCHHKPRCAICHYSPSLEKSPYASCSANDGCHVIKGRSNDEKSRFMAFHDRDSLRSCFGCHNSLKAEHPEFQGCRPCHPNKPAEGK, encoded by the coding sequence ATGAGACCGCTTTTCATCCTCACACTCCTCATCTCCCTGGCCTGGTGCGCCCCTGCGGGTGCTCAGGATTTCAAGGGAGCGCTCAAGTACCCCAAAAATCCCATCGTGCTGGGCGGTGAAGAAAGCCCCCGCCTCGCGGTGACGTTCAATCACAGTACCCACGGCGACGTCACCTGCGACACCTGCCATCACAAGCCGCGCTGCGCCATCTGCCACTACAGCCCCTCGCTGGAAAAATCTCCCTATGCCTCGTGCAGCGCCAATGACGGCTGCCACGTCATCAAGGGCAGAAGCAACGACGAAAAGAGCCGCTTCATGGCCTTCCACGACAGGGATTCCCTGCGTTCCTGCTTCGGCTGCCACAACAGCCTGAAGGCGGAACACCCCGAATTCCAGGGCTGCCGTCCCTGCCATCCCAACAAGCCCGCCGAAGGAAAGTAA
- a CDS encoding DUF3426 domain-containing protein — translation MNVTCPQCNTVYRLPDEKVKSGVKLRCSVCRHIFALNVEDAPVLLDRPEPAPSRGEKSAPAADTLDFGPSEKRSSVSDYGSEGTLSLGGSSSSGSGGGLSLAMDEPRRERPAGERGMQGLRLDGAGGAEAFGGLDMPRRKRSILPRIFSFVFCVALCAGAWWMWGNTPYLDGLKGLVAPYFGLETADASDPLSLVSKLELRDVRQYQVKNEKLGNLIIIEGKVMNNFPTPRELIRLEAELYDASGNMLVSQQQLAGSSISSFQLEVLDKEELDKALNSKLDIVSSNVNVLPGSEVPFTVVFVDPPAGASDYKVRIAEASLPKGPGNLTE, via the coding sequence ATGAATGTTACCTGCCCCCAGTGCAATACGGTATATCGCCTGCCCGATGAAAAAGTGAAGTCGGGCGTCAAGCTGCGCTGTTCGGTATGCCGCCATATCTTCGCGCTTAACGTGGAGGATGCGCCGGTTCTTCTGGACAGGCCGGAGCCGGCCCCGTCCCGCGGGGAAAAGTCCGCTCCCGCCGCCGACACTCTGGATTTCGGTCCCTCCGAGAAGCGTTCTTCCGTTTCGGACTACGGTTCGGAAGGCACGCTTTCGCTGGGAGGTTCCTCTTCCTCCGGTTCCGGCGGAGGCCTTTCCCTTGCCATGGATGAACCCCGCAGGGAACGCCCCGCAGGGGAACGGGGAATGCAGGGGCTGCGCCTCGACGGCGCGGGCGGCGCCGAAGCCTTCGGCGGGCTGGACATGCCCCGCAGAAAGCGTTCGATTCTTCCCCGCATCTTCAGTTTCGTGTTCTGCGTGGCGCTGTGTGCGGGCGCCTGGTGGATGTGGGGGAACACCCCCTACCTCGACGGACTGAAAGGCCTTGTCGCTCCGTATTTCGGTCTGGAAACGGCCGATGCCTCGGACCCGCTTTCTCTGGTGAGCAAGCTGGAACTGCGCGACGTGCGCCAGTATCAGGTGAAGAATGAAAAGCTCGGCAATCTCATCATCATTGAAGGAAAGGTGATGAACAACTTCCCCACGCCCCGGGAACTGATCCGCCTGGAAGCGGAACTGTACGACGCTTCGGGCAACATGCTGGTGTCGCAGCAGCAGCTTGCGGGCAGCAGCATCAGTTCCTTCCAGCTGGAGGTGCTGGATAAGGAGGAGCTCGACAAGGCGCTGAACAGCAAGCTCGACATCGTGTCCAGCAATGTGAACGTGCTTCCGGGCAGCGAAGTGCCCTTTACCGTGGTGTTCGTTGATCCTCCGGCGGGGGCGAGCGACTACAAGGTGCGCATTGCCGAGGCCTCCCTGCCCAAGGGGCCGGGCAATCTTACCGAGTAA
- the hpt gene encoding hypoxanthine phosphoribosyltransferase has product MLKELLSEDVIRSRVAAMAESIDAVYNGEDVVAVCVLKGAFFFFSDLVRAMKTETAVDFVRLASYGDAQSSSGEVRITKDVEIDLKDRHVLVIEDIVDSGRSMHVLMKHLASLGAKSVRLAVLIDKKERREFPVHSDFVGFELPDGFIVGYGLDYAERYRDLPGIYELLDC; this is encoded by the coding sequence ATGTTGAAAGAACTATTGTCGGAAGACGTCATTAGAAGTCGCGTTGCGGCCATGGCTGAGAGCATAGACGCCGTGTACAACGGCGAAGACGTGGTTGCCGTATGTGTGCTGAAAGGGGCTTTTTTCTTCTTCAGCGATCTGGTGCGGGCCATGAAGACGGAAACCGCCGTCGACTTCGTCCGTCTTGCCAGCTATGGGGACGCCCAGAGCAGCAGCGGCGAGGTGCGCATCACCAAGGATGTGGAAATCGACCTGAAGGACCGCCATGTGCTTGTCATCGAGGATATCGTGGATTCCGGCCGTTCCATGCACGTTCTCATGAAGCATCTCGCCTCGCTGGGCGCGAAGTCCGTGCGGCTCGCCGTGCTCATCGACAAGAAGGAACGGCGGGAATTTCCGGTGCATTCCGATTTCGTCGGCTTTGAGCTGCCCGACGGCTTCATTGTGGGCTACGGCCTCGACTACGCGGAAAGATATCGCGATCTTCCGGGGATTTATGAGTTGCTTGACTGCTGA
- a CDS encoding TlpA family protein disulfide reductase, producing MVEKPSGFFRRLTGALVSGMLALALVCPAGEALGQEGGRHLKPVHTYELLDELAANHGKVILVNFFAAFCGPCRREIPELMKMRKEIPEEDLLIIGIAIDENIREADSFVKSMGMLGAYPVYYGGEELARAYRIDAIPFNVIYNRDGHIEVSEAGYVPAPEMKQFLMSLIRR from the coding sequence ATGGTTGAAAAGCCGTCGGGCTTTTTTCGCCGCCTGACAGGAGCGCTGGTTTCCGGCATGTTGGCCCTTGCCCTGGTCTGTCCTGCGGGCGAGGCCCTGGGGCAGGAGGGCGGCAGGCACCTGAAGCCCGTGCACACCTATGAACTGCTGGATGAACTTGCCGCCAATCACGGCAAGGTGATTCTGGTGAACTTTTTCGCGGCCTTCTGCGGCCCCTGCCGCAGGGAGATTCCCGAACTCATGAAAATGAGGAAGGAAATTCCCGAGGAGGACCTGCTCATCATCGGCATCGCCATTGACGAGAACATCCGCGAGGCCGACAGCTTCGTGAAGTCCATGGGGATGCTGGGGGCCTATCCCGTGTACTACGGCGGCGAGGAACTGGCGCGGGCCTATCGTATCGACGCCATCCCCTTCAACGTCATCTACAACAGGGACGGCCATATTGAAGTGAGCGAGGCGGGCTATGTCCCGGCCCCGGAAATGAAACAGTTTCTTATGAGTCTTATTCGTCGGTGA
- a CDS encoding RNA polymerase factor sigma-32: MAKISDSREAELLVSAEPGHGSSSARGKKRKISKDDVDIIDLSESPASETSSVARASSKESSGGAAKNPKKRSAAKEEETSPLREDEADMQDGLSGESDDSPEVMEAELEHAQEGELVPDEDFPAFDDFDDGGKVIDLGSNLPALAQDRLPSVPMRDNLQSYLREVSKFPLLEPEEETELARRVRDHGDTQAAFRIISSHLRLVVRIAMDFQRRWMQNVLDLIQEGNVGLLRAVNKFDPDKGIKFSYYASFWIKAYILKFIMDNWRMVKIGTTQAQRKLFYNLNRERQKLILQGFDPDTALLSERLGVTQDQVVEMQQRLDAGDVSLDLPVSDENGSASRMDFLPALGPGVEEGIADSEVSRLVRESIAELIPSLSEKEIYILEHRLLTDEPATLREIGERYNVTRERIRQLEARLLEKLKEHLGREIKDFSEEWIQP, from the coding sequence ATGGCAAAAATTTCCGACTCACGCGAAGCCGAACTTCTTGTCTCCGCAGAACCCGGGCACGGTTCCTCTTCCGCGCGAGGCAAAAAACGCAAGATATCCAAGGATGATGTGGATATCATCGATCTTTCCGAAAGCCCGGCTTCCGAAACGTCTTCCGTTGCGCGCGCTTCTTCAAAGGAAAGTTCCGGCGGAGCTGCAAAAAATCCGAAAAAGCGATCCGCCGCGAAGGAGGAGGAAACCTCCCCCCTCCGTGAGGACGAAGCCGACATGCAGGACGGCCTTTCCGGCGAAAGCGACGACTCCCCGGAAGTCATGGAGGCGGAGCTTGAGCACGCGCAGGAAGGCGAACTCGTCCCCGACGAGGATTTTCCCGCCTTCGACGATTTCGACGACGGCGGAAAAGTCATCGACCTGGGCAGCAATCTGCCCGCCCTCGCGCAGGACAGGCTTCCCAGCGTGCCCATGCGCGACAATCTGCAGAGCTACCTGCGCGAAGTCAGCAAATTTCCCCTGCTGGAACCGGAGGAGGAAACGGAGCTCGCCCGCCGCGTGCGCGATCACGGCGACACGCAGGCGGCCTTCCGCATCATTTCCTCGCATCTGCGCCTCGTGGTGCGCATCGCCATGGACTTTCAGCGCCGCTGGATGCAGAACGTGCTCGACCTCATACAGGAAGGCAACGTGGGCCTTCTGCGCGCGGTGAACAAGTTCGATCCCGACAAGGGCATCAAATTTTCCTATTACGCATCGTTCTGGATCAAGGCCTATATTCTCAAGTTCATCATGGACAACTGGCGCATGGTGAAAATAGGCACCACGCAGGCCCAGCGCAAACTTTTCTACAACCTGAACCGCGAAAGGCAGAAGCTCATCCTTCAGGGCTTCGACCCTGATACGGCGCTTCTGTCCGAAAGGCTCGGCGTCACGCAGGATCAGGTGGTGGAAATGCAGCAGCGCCTGGACGCGGGCGATGTTTCCCTCGACCTTCCCGTCAGCGACGAAAACGGCAGCGCCTCCCGCATGGACTTTCTGCCCGCGCTCGGCCCGGGGGTGGAGGAAGGCATTGCCGATTCCGAGGTCTCCCGCCTGGTACGCGAGAGCATAGCGGAGCTTATTCCCTCCCTTTCGGAAAAGGAAATCTACATTCTGGAGCACAGGCTGCTCACCGACGAACCCGCCACGCTCCGGGAAATCGGCGAACGCTACAATGTCACTCGTGAACGCATACGCCAGCTGGAAGCGCGACTGCTGGAAAAACTGAAAGAACATCTCGGGCGCGAGATCAAAGACTTCTCGGAAGAGTGGATACAGCCCTGA